tcgttttaaaaattgatctaaaaatattttgaaatttagttAAACAATTTAACTCCATTATAGCTAAAttcatcttattttaaattttccattttaaaagtaaaactaaACTTGCAATCataccaaaaataaatttaggcttttattttattattttccttttaaaattttaatattttttatttgtttcgtTAATGACGTGAAACTCATccatttattcttaaaataagatgataatttattgtatttaaaCTCTATTAGTTATATACTAAAGATATCTAATTCAATTGATTAAGAAAGATAtatgaattattgtaaattttctaTTGTGATAACCTTTGATTtttacaaatgaaaaaataactgACTCATATGAATAAGAAAAACTATGtatgtcaaataaaaaatgtttgaatGCATTTTGGACCCGTCTTCTTTCTCATATATTCCCTTTATTAGTCTAACATTTAATGTGTTTATTTTTAGGCGCTCTAAAATCTAAATGTTATGAACATTCTATTTGATCTCCTATTTTTTAGAGCTACTTAAGTACTCAACAAACTCTCTGCATATATCTATTCTTCCCAAACCCCACTCAATAGACTCATATTTGgttgttcttttttcttaacCGGTGTCATAAGAACCGCAGCCGAATTCGGGGTAATTGATGATTccatatttgattttctattaaaTGCAACCTATTTGCAGTCATACGATGATCTATGAATGTATTATGAGATAtatcatttaaagaaaaaaaactaaccaGACACAACTTTTTGGGCTCGTCATCTGATATatcatttaaagtaaaaaaaaaaacattatatggAACTCTTGAAACTCTTACCaagtaagataaaaaaatatgtactgTGCCTAGGTTAAACTACAGCCGCTCAAGAGTATTTTATCGGAACTAATGAGAGTGAGGCTACCAAAGGAACAACCAAGTTAATCTCAATAATGTTTAACCCACTTTTGTGAATAGAGGTATACCTAAGGGTGGCCATGGCCccccaaaattttatatatatttggcCACCTCAACCAAAATCATCTAGTTCCGCCACTGTTTGTGAACTTCTCGTTGTATGCAACATTTCtcataatttatacttttattcattaaaaaggttttattttaaagttttttgtaAACTTCTCGTTGTATGCAACATTTCTCGGAGAAAAAAATACCAGAAGAAACATACACGTTCTTTTTAACCcatcataaatttatttggaCCCTACTAACATCAATCCTTGTATTAAGGAATCTAAGAAGACCACTTAATTGAATAGGATAGCACTTTCAGATGGTAGGAAAACACCAGTAGTAGGAGGTAGGTCGTCTCATTATTAATGACttcaaaaacaaacataagATGATAATGATTTGGTCACGTTCAAAATTAGGGCTACAACTTGTGTGAATAGGTTGGAAAAAGATTACAGTTCCCTGGCGGGCGTGGAAGAGTTTATTTACAACTTATTTGAACTTATCCAATGATATTGACACTTATTTGCaatgcttattaattaaatatgtatttcttcaatcaatTTCCCGGAAAAGAAATTCAACGCATCCAAGGATAACAGCTTTATAATACAACACATCAacatcattattaatttatgatgtgataatttttaaaaaaaaaatatatgatatgatgTGATAATTACCCAAAATTTACTAGCagcaaaatcatattttagctGGATGATAATACTATTTTATGAAGTTAAGGAGGACCTTTGATGATGATTTTGAATACCTCACCTTTAAGGTTCCAGGATTGTTAGGCAGAGGTGGCCAATTACAGATTCTGGTTTTTTCTTTCCTGTTGTATGGCCTCATATGAACAAATTACTTCTTTGAACTTGGCCTCAGCAGCCTCTGTCACATTTTCACATTCAAGAATCAAATAATCAATAATGTCATGGTTTGAGATAACAAGATCTTAATAGTAGCTTGCAATGGTCTACCTCTATTATCCTGGTTCTGGTCAGGATGATACTGCTTTGCCTTGGTCCTAAATGCTGTCTATGAaagagataagataaaaaaattataaaacgaaACTAAGACGTGGTAAAgcaatatatataacaaaataagcAATTTACACATAAGATGTCCAAAATCAAGGTAAAAAAGTATGGACACTAAGTACATCCTTGCAGAAAACCTATTGTTATAGAAAATCTTATACTTGAGTTTATAGATTAATTGTTCCCCCATTATACATATCATTTATAGTTTGAAGTGCGATGCAAACTCATTTATTCAACGGAGCTTTCCAAAGGAATTTTGGCAACTTATTAAAGGGTTTTGCTAGATCAATCACCATCATATGTGAATTAAGATAGATCACAGTCTCTAAAATCAAAATACTtgataaaatgtaaataaaaattatgcagttttatggTTTTACTTGAGCATAAACCATAATGACATTATTTTTCACATTAATGCACTAATTTCCAACAAAAGGATTACGGAACTAgttgttttaataaataagaatgGTGCTAAACCCACCAGTCCGCCACCCATCAAATAATATCAACCAAAGTGTCAATCATAGCCATTTCTTACATATCACAGaggcaaatagaaaaaaatagataaaggaCTATCACCATAGTTCATATTCATAAATCACTCTGTTCATCAATACAGATGTGATGCATATAGTTTACAAAGCATACAGTAATATGCAAGGagataataatgataaaacGAAAAGTTACCTTAATCTCCGCTTCTGTATATGGTGTTGTTCTAAACCTGAGATCCATATAAAAGGAACCTTTAATGGCTAATCATGAATGCAAAACAGGTACACTATTGCTAGCTTATTATGTAGATGGTACATGATTTATGCATGGTTTTTCATTCACAAATAATGGTCTGTCAGCTATCAACGGATACCAAAATCACACAGCCTTTTTTATTGGGTTGTAATCACATACTGCTCTATATGAGATGTCATTACTGACCCTCCTGATGTGTCATATAATATCTTCAAATATTCTTGTTATAGACATTTTCTTCCTCTCAACATGATTCTCATATTTGAACAATATGAACTGTGCATGCGCTATCTTGTGTTCTCTCATGTCATATAAGTAAGCAcagtatttttctttcaaatcgcACCTTACCCAATCCTGTATCTGATATTACAAAGGCAAAGTTTCAATGCCCATCACAATATGCTCACCTATCACTATATGCCGTAGGTGAATgtaatagaaaaatgaaaaagattttaCTTTAAGAATTATGTGATTAAAATGTAgcatattaaataaagaatttacttttgaattttttgataAACTACAAGCAAACAAGTGCCAGATCATTGTAGCAACTATGGTCTCAAATGTATCAAAGCTTTTACTTATAATTTTCAAACAAGTGCAACAGCATGGgctgttgatttttttaaataagatcaaaatcaattattacAGCATTCTGTTAGTTAAGccaatatcttgattttctttcttctataaagacagaaagagaaagaggatTGGGTGACAAATAACAGGCCAAAAATGTAGTTAGTTAAAATCTAGGGAGGGAAAGACAAGTTGAATGTCGAGGATGCTTAGCTGGAAGAAAGAAAGTAGGGAATCCTAACAGAAAGGGTGCCATGTGATAAATGGGATCATGGCAGTAAGGAGTCTGAGGACATTGTAGAGGTGGTTTTGGCCACTCATAAGGCTGGGAGTTGGCTGTTCCTAAGACTGGGATTCTCTTGGTTTtactatgatattttatttgttgctgtttttttttttaatctccaaGAATTTCAGAATACCTACTGATTGTAGGGAGTTTGGCTCTATTTCCTATTCAATCGCTCCAGTACTTATCACATTCTAATATATCTACTGCTAATACAAGGCACTGAATAACATAATACACAATATTTCCATAAGTACCTGTCAAGACCTAAAACTGAGTAGTGATGTGATAACGAATAGTTTCCGCTCCCTCTTTGAGTATGTTGATTGGCCCACTGCTCTCTGAAGGATGCTTCAGCCTTCCAATACCAATCATCTCTTtggaaatgttgatgatgtgcACCGGCACCATTTTCCTTCCAGCTCTCGTAGTTTCTTCTATGCTTATCCCTTTCTCTATTAAACACACTTTGCATACGTCTTATTCGTTCCTACAAGAACCGACCCAGACTTAACCAACCAATTAAACATCTATGCAAGCAGAAAAAGCGCATTTTCTTTGTGACTTACTATGATCAATCAACTAATAAATACACATTGCAGTGAGATTTGTTTTCGTCACAAAATACGGGGATTCAGATTCACCCATCTGAAGATTGCATCACAACTtccatcataatttttttaaaaggaaacatatattttctcaaaaataacaataaagcaAGTACAGAAATTAATGATACCATTGGCGGACCTACATTAAGGTCAGGGGGTGCAAGTGCACTTGCACccccttaattttaaaaattcacaagtaaattttttcttaactaaaatcgtatatttttgtattttatttcttctatatttatatatttgaacccCCTGATTtcaatttgtataatttgtcCCCACTGAACTCTGGGTCCCGGGTACGCCATTGAACGATACTGTACTAGAAAACTCACCACCCTCTCCATCTCCTCCTCATACTCCTCTTGCAATCGCTTATTGTACCTCTTCCATGCTTCTTCTTGAAATGCTGTTCGGAAAGAGCTGCCTCCTTTTGCCTGCGACCTGGACAGCTACAAACAGTTCAATAATAGCACATGCGATCAGTTTCACTGTGGTTGCCGTGCATCTCTAGCTTGTAGTTCAAACacgaatttttttaaacttcttATACAAAGCAAACCCCCTGAAGACATGAGAGGAAATGCATATGCTCATAGAATATTaagattactaaaaaaaatctgCCACCGAAAATCAAAATGATTTTGGTGCACCATTGTGTATGTTTGGATAAGCATTTGCAAAATTGATCTTGCTTAAAGTTTGAAAGTTTTTATTCTAAAAGCAACTGAGCAGGAAAACtcattataagattttttgtcTAATGCAAAAGCAACTTGCTTTTAACTTGATCAATTCTGGACTAAACATGTGAACCATAAATGGTGAACATTCACTTAAACTCACGTTAGCTGGTATTTTTAAGTGATTCTGGATCATCTAACGTGAATCCGAACACGGTATCACTTCTTCACATGACGGCACAACCACCACAAAAACACGGTCTGTGCGAGATCGAGATAATAAccgaattgaaaaaaaaaatgatactacGAAGTTGCAACTGAGATTAAAATTGAGCATGCAAACCCTAACATCATTATTCTGAGAGAAATAGCAATTAagataaacatattaaaaaactaGGAACATAATTGCAGAAGATTCAAACAACAATtcgaaaagcaaaaaaaaaaaaaaaaaacagagaaactCACGGAGAAAGCAGTGACGGTGGCGCCGATTAATCCGAAGATGAAAACTCCCCAAAGCTTAATATCTTGCGCTTTCTTTTCGTTCCTATCGCTTTCGTCTTTGTTCATTTCTGAATCAAACTCAATAATATCTCATTCAACGATTCAAGTCACCAATTATTCCACAAACCAAACacatctctctttctctctctataaatTTCTCACAGCACCAAAATCCAAAACTCTTTTCTTCCCTCTCAACAGCGATTGTCATCTATTTATTCTTTTCCAGCTTCTGTTCAACGAATTCACCAGAACCGGTTcggttattaatattattaatccgAATAAGCACTATGACGTGGCACCACATCATCCGGTTTAACTTTTCCACATATTGGGCCACGAATGGCCCATTTCCAATAAGGCCTGGCTGATTGTCAATCACCGGCTCGGCACGCACCGTTGGATTCCACCAACCGACACCAACAGtctctgcacttttttttttcttcattttttgcaTACACATCTccacaagaacaaaaaaaaaaaaaaacacacacacacacaccatagtctgttttttctgtttctctctcttctttctatATGTATTGCGCGCAATTCAGATCTAGCTTTTGCACAATGCAAGTTCTATAGGCTCGTTTGGTTTTGCCGGTAATTCGACTTTTGTTGTAACGTGCTTTCAGTGCATTATTGATGTAGCTGCGTAGCTTTTCGTCTTGTTTCCTTATTGGCATTGTGGTGGTGATTTGGTTTCCGCTGAAAGCGTTTTCACTTTTCATTCacgtttttttatttgtgtattgCAGATTAGTGTTTACTGAAACAACGTTTTTTGTGAtatcgagaaaaaaaaaaagagtgatgtCGAGGAGACCGGGGAATCCTACTAGAAGGTTCGGTGACAATGGCGGTGGATTGTTCTCTTCGAAATCTAGGTCGCCACCGGTTTTGTCTATTGCGCTTGTAATTGTGgtgagatttttcttttgatgttgATTCAATGCTGTGATTTCACTTTGAGGAAGATTTTTGCTGATTGATTTGGCTTTGGCAACTTTATATTAGGGAGGTTTGTTTCTCATTGGCTATATGTATAGAGGCTCAGgtattttgttattgttttcattttgttgttaCTTTGATATGGTTTTTGGCTCGTTttgtttatctatttaatttaatttaatattagtgtttttttcttttttctatgtaGGTGGATCTAGCAGCCGTATAGATTCTGTTAGCAGGGTTGaaggtaattttaattttattttcctctgGATTGTGAGAATTTATGGCATGGTCCCAGAGcatccaaacaaaacaaaactaagGGGGTCTATCTAGCTTAGTATGTGTGAGATATTGTAAACTTTCTGTCACGTGTCTTTGATTCATTACAAAAAGAGCttccaaacaaaacaaaaccaagCTCTTCGAACGAACACCTTATTACATGCTTCTAGACCACTATGGTTTTGACTAATCTACATGTGACATGCACACAAGTTTGATTAACTCTTTcttgtaaattgaaaaaaattggcCATGTGTCATGTGAAATTGATCGGGACTATGGACATATATTGATATCAGaccatgtaataatttctcattGATTGTGATCTGTTTCACCGTCAATTTCTTCGTGCATTTGAAATATTATGGTAGTCTTTTAGTTGGTATGCAATTAGTGTCTTGTGTGCACTCACACAGTGGATGTTGTTGATTTTCCTAGTTCATGATTACTTGAGGTTAATTTCTGTTGGCAGAGAAGTATTTTGACACACTTGATGGATGTCAATTAAGTTGAAGTCTTAAACAACAATACAATGTTGTGTCATGTATTTGGATATGCTGGAGCTTTATCGGTGTTATGAATGATTGTTTACTCGTTTGAGCTGACCTTGAATGATGGCTTGCTGCATCAAATGTGATTTTCTAGTCATGTTTTTTGTTATGTGATTAAGACTTCATGAACATTTTCTCCTCTTTGGAATTGGAGGTGTTTGtggttttttaatcataaaatattcAAGATGTTAAGCCACATGATGCTTATCTCCTCTTTGTTATGTGGGTCTGTCCATTGAAGGCTTATTGGTGCATGTGAATGCATAGCGCATAAAAGACTATTCTTTCATTCAAGGAATTTCATTTCTGATAGTTGTGTGGTATAATAAGTCATATGTCGttcttccaaagaaaaaaagaaaaataaaacttgctCAATACCCATTTTTATCCGACTTAATGCTTCTAGCAGATGAAAGGCATTCAGTTGTTTCTCTTTATTGAAATATAAGTAAGCTTTTATTCATGAATCCTAAGGTTGAAAATTGCATACTTGTTCGTTTCTTCTTGCGGTGGTGGGCAACTGTTCTGGTTCAACAATCTATGATTCTTTGTGATGATGTAAATTTTGTAGATCATGGTCCATTTTTATTCATGGTGTTTGTATAATTTATTGTGCCAATCATGATGAATTTGTTGAACTTATTAagtgaaaatgatttctatCATCCATTAATGAGTCAAGTATTCAACaattactttttaattcattttcttgGAAACGTAATTTTTTGGTAATTAAATGTTGTtttgatgttaaaaaaaagcataatgCACATATATTGTGCATTTATAGTCCGTTGTGTATTTAGCAAGTTTTCTATGCGGATGTATACATTTGTTGAATTGCGAGTCTTGAAAAGTGGCAACATACCTCGTGctataaatttcatatttctttCTCGAAATGCATTTTCGTACTTTAATGAAAAACAGAATGTGCTTTAAAGACTAAAGTGCATcattgaaatgaataaaaaaatgttcattcTGATATTAGTGACTTTTTATTCCAGTGGATGGAGATGGGTTAGAGGATCACATGTTAATCCCTTACTTTATAAGACTCTCAAACTAGTGGAAGGTTTTCTTAGAACATTCTCTTCCTCTCCTTTCTCCTTCACCCAAATATAACTTAAAAACCATTACTTAGTATTATTATCTCTATCATCTGCTTTATCCAATAGCCTTTAGCTTTCCATTTAATTGGATTCCAGATGTTCTGTAATGATATACATTACTTCCAAATGCAGGTGATTATTTGTGCAGTGGAGAGGTCCAACAAGCAATTCCCCTTTTACAGAAAGCATATGGAGATAGCATGCATAAAGTTTTGCATGTTGGTCCTGATACTTGTTATGTGGTCTCTAAATTGCTGAAGGAGGATGAAACTGACGCCTGGGGAATAGAACCATATGATATAGAGGATGCTGATAATAATTGCAAAGCACTTATACGTAGAGGCAGTGTGCGTGTGTCTGATATCAAGTTTCCTCTTCCATACAGGCCAAAATCTTTCTCTCTTGTAATTGTTTCAGATGCTCTGGATTACCTGTCTCCCAGATACCTCAATAAAACTCTTCCAGATTTGGTGAGGGTAGCATCTGATGGTGTAGTGATATTTACTGGTAAGAGCATTTTATGGAATCTTGAAATTAGTGTAGATTCCCatcaatgaataaaatttatttttctgtccaaagaaattctttttatttgaaactttCATAAAATCAGTTAGCTTTGCAGTTTTTTATAGAGCTACATAGCCAATGGTGTTGATTGATTTTTGTAACCAATCCCACCTAGCTGTTATTGAGTCCAAAAGCTTGGTGGCTATTGTTGAAGAATGGAGCATCTAGTATTGAGAGCAAAAATTTTGTTTGATGTAGTGTGTTTGAGCTTATGGGAACACTTAAAATGCCTCTTATTTGACTAAGAATTATGATTTACTTTGTCTGGCGGTAATTTTGATGAGTTATTGGGATCTTGAGCTTTAAATATACTGTTTGTTTTGATAATAGCTTAAAAGACTATCTTAGCAATAGTCAATAATCTCTTGGGTGTGTCACTGACATCTGATAATATCTATAATGAAGGTTTTCCCACCACTCAAAAGGCCAAGGTAGCGGATGTTTCTAAATTTGGAAAAGCGGTGAGTGGattttatataaagaataaTAGAATGTTATCTATGCTTTTGTTGTCGCTTTAAATTTATTGTCAATTACCGAGCCTAGATAAATAGAAGGTCCTTGATCCTAGACTCTCAACCTTTTTAAAGCTAAGGATATTATCGCCTAGGtatatcttttatttgttttatgtgcAAAAAGTGGGAAAAAAGTAACTGATTCCTCTTGCTTTAGGCCAAGATGAGGAGTTCATCCTGGTGGGTCAAGTTTTTCCTCCAGATTAACTTAGAGGAGAATGAAGCTGCTGTTAAGAAGTTTGAACTGGCTTCATCCAAGAGTTCATATGTTCCGAAATGCCAGATATTCCACTTGAAGTCACTCCATTGACTTGTGGGATGATTCAGCATTGGAGCTCTGTTGCTGCTTCTCCATTTTCATTTAAAACACTTTCTTCTCTATAAAGGTAATTTAATTCTTGGAAATATACTCGCCATAGATGGTGTATCATTTTTGTTGATAgatttttattctttgaattCCAGCCCCTGACTGTAAAAGACACatcaatttagtatttttactaaattattaGTTGAATTAGGCAATCTATAAGTAAGTCGCAGTGATTGTTGTGCGAAAGTAATATTACTTCTTTTGTTgagatataaagataaaaattaaatgtcatcATATTTTGTTGAATAATTTGTCAAAAGGATGTATAAACCACATCCTTTTCCTTTAGTTTACGTCTATCATTTTGGGTCTGTAGATTACACAGGAAAGTACAATACCTGAACGGGAAGGAGACTTGGTTTTCCTAATGCAAGAATAAAGTAAGAAATATCATTCGTTGATGACAAAATCAATGGATGACATTCCATCacatacattattttattatgcttGTACACGTAGTAATATTAACTGTTGATTTTCACGTCATGACTGAATTTTTTTACCAACATcttagtgatatatatatatatatatatttacatttttcacGACAATAATTCAAGACATAATtcaaaaatgtaaatatatacatattattaaaatgttcaCTTTAATATTGTAaactctttcttattttttgccAACCCTTTTAATCCAATTAGTTGAATGAACGGAACTTAGCTTAGCTGAGTTTTCCATTGTCAAAAGTCAGTTTGGTTTAAAGTTTGCTaggaatttgataaaattaattttgaaccaTTAAATGTAGTTGAATATGTGTTCAAATTAATCTCAACTGGCACTAGAGTATAGACTTCACAATTgcagattaaaaaaatcagtgGCTTAAAATCTTATAGGTCGTTGCTGTAGCT
The genomic region above belongs to Glycine max cultivar Williams 82 chromosome 14, Glycine_max_v4.0, whole genome shotgun sequence and contains:
- the LOC100804936 gene encoding uncharacterized protein isoform X1: MNKDESDRNEKKAQDIKLWGVFIFGLIGATVTAFSLSRSQAKGGSSFRTAFQEEAWKRYNKRLQEEYEEEMERVERIRRMQSVFNRERDKHRRNYESWKENGAGAHHQHFQRDDWYWKAEASFREQWANQHTQRGSGNYSLSHHYSVLGLDRFRTTPYTEAEIKTAFRTKAKQYHPDQNQDNREAAEAKFKEVICSYEAIQQERKNQNL
- the LOC100804936 gene encoding uncharacterized protein isoform X2; this encodes MNKDESDRNEKKAQDIKLWGVFIFGLIGATVTAFSERIRRMQSVFNRERDKHRRNYESWKENGAGAHHQHFQRDDWYWKAEASFREQWANQHTQRGSGNYSLSHHYSVLGLDRFRTTPYTEAEIKTAFRTKAKQYHPDQNQDNREAAEAKFKEVICSYEAIQQERKNQNL
- the LOC100805476 gene encoding probable pectin methylesterase CGR3, which gives rise to MSRRPGNPTRRFGDNGGGLFSSKSRSPPVLSIALVIVGGLFLIGYMYRGSGGSSSRIDSVSRVEGDYLCSGEVQQAIPLLQKAYGDSMHKVLHVGPDTCYVVSKLLKEDETDAWGIEPYDIEDADNNCKALIRRGSVRVSDIKFPLPYRPKSFSLVIVSDALDYLSPRYLNKTLPDLVRVASDGVVIFTGFPTTQKAKVADVSKFGKAAKMRSSSWWVKFFLQINLEENEAAVKKFELASSKSSYVPKCQIFHLKSLH